A genome region from Nicotiana tabacum cultivar K326 chromosome 13, ASM71507v2, whole genome shotgun sequence includes the following:
- the LOC107769059 gene encoding small ribosomal subunit protein eS17 has translation MGRVRTKTVKKSSRQVIERYYSKMTLDFHTNKKILEEVAIIPSKRLRNKIAGFSTHLMKRIQKGPVRGISLKLQEEERERRMDFVPDESAIKTDLIEVDKETLDMLSALGMSDLPGVVKQAAEPQAVAALPTYGRGAGGFGRKY, from the coding sequence ATGGGTCGTGTACGCACCAAGACAGTGAAGAAGTCATCTCGACAGGTAATTGAGAGGTATTACTCCAAAATGACTTTGGATTTCCACACAAACAAGAAGATCCTGGAGGAAGTTGCCATAATTCCTTCCAAGCGTCTCCGCAACAAGATTGCTGGTTTCTCCACCCACCTCATGAAACGGATCCAGAAGGGACCCGTTCGAGGTATCTCCCTGAAACTGCAGGAGGAGGAGCGTGAGAGACGTATGGACTTTGTTCCTGATGAGTCTGCCATTAAAACTGACCtcattgaagttgacaaggagACCCTTGACATGCTTTCAGCCCTCGGCATGTCTGATCTTCCTGGTGTTGTCAAGCAGGCTGCTGAGCCACAGGCAGTAGCAGCTCTTCCAACGTATGGTCGCGGTGCAGGAGGTTTTGGGAGGAAATACTAA